The following are encoded in a window of Mycobacterium decipiens genomic DNA:
- the glgX gene encoding glycogen debranching protein GlgX, translating to MPSNNAEASGETGPTLPTVWPGSAYPLGATYDGAGTNFSLFSEIAEKVELCLIADDGAESRISLDEVDGYVWHAYLPNITPGQRYGFRVHGPFDPAAGHRCDPSKLLLDPYGKSFDGDFTFGQALFSYDLGAVDANGDSGNTGTPPMVDSLGHTMTSVVINPFFDWATDRAPLTPYNETVIYEAHVKGMTQTHPGVPPELRGTYAGLAHPVIIDYLKELNVTALELMPVHQFLHDSRLLDLGLRNYWGYNTFGFFAPHNQYASTRQAGSAVAEFKTMVRSLHEAGIEVILDVVYNHTAEGNHLGPTINFRGIDNTAYYRLVDEDLRFYKDFTGTGNSLNARHPHTLQLIMDSLRYWVTEMHVDGFRFDLASTLAREFYDVDRLSAFFDLVQQDPVVSQVKLIAEPWDVGEGGYQVGNFPGLWTEWNGKYRDTVRDYWRGEPATLGEFASRLTGSSDLYEATGRRPSASINFVTAHDGFTLTDLVSYNEKHNEANGEDNRDGESYNRSWNCGVEGPTDDPDILALRARQMRNIWATLMVSQGTPMLAHGDEIGRTQQGNNNVYCQDSELSWMDWSLVDKNADLLAFARKATSLRKKHPVFRRRRFFEGEPIRSGDEVRDIAWLTPSGREMTHEDWGRGFDKCVTVFLNGEAIISPNARGERVVDDSFLLCFNAHDHDVEFVMPNDDYAQQWTAELDTNNPVGDTDLTVAAADNISRAARSLLVLRKTL from the coding sequence ATGCCGTCGAACAACGCCGAGGCCTCCGGCGAGACCGGGCCCACCCTGCCCACCGTGTGGCCGGGCAGCGCCTATCCGCTCGGGGCTACCTACGACGGAGCCGGCACCAACTTCTCGCTCTTCTCCGAGATCGCCGAGAAGGTTGAGCTGTGCCTGATCGCCGACGACGGCGCCGAGTCGCGGATCTCCCTCGACGAGGTGGACGGGTATGTCTGGCACGCCTATCTACCGAACATCACCCCCGGCCAGCGCTACGGGTTTCGGGTCCACGGACCGTTCGACCCCGCGGCCGGCCATCGCTGTGACCCCAGCAAGCTGCTGCTCGACCCGTACGGCAAGTCGTTCGACGGCGATTTCACCTTCGGCCAGGCGCTCTTCTCCTATGACCTGGGCGCGGTCGACGCAAACGGTGACTCGGGCAACACCGGCACTCCCCCGATGGTCGACTCGCTCGGCCACACCATGACCAGCGTCGTGATCAACCCGTTCTTCGACTGGGCGACCGACCGGGCACCGCTCACGCCCTACAACGAGACCGTGATCTACGAAGCGCATGTGAAAGGCATGACGCAGACCCATCCCGGTGTCCCGCCCGAACTCCGCGGCACCTATGCCGGGCTGGCCCACCCGGTGATCATTGACTACCTCAAGGAGCTCAATGTCACCGCCCTTGAATTGATGCCGGTGCACCAGTTCCTGCACGACTCGCGGCTGCTGGACCTCGGCTTGCGAAACTACTGGGGTTACAACACCTTCGGATTCTTCGCCCCGCACAATCAATACGCATCCACCCGGCAAGCCGGTAGCGCGGTGGCCGAGTTCAAAACGATGGTGCGCAGCCTGCATGAAGCCGGCATCGAGGTCATCCTCGACGTCGTCTACAACCACACCGCCGAGGGCAACCACCTGGGCCCGACGATCAACTTTCGCGGCATCGACAACACCGCCTACTACCGGCTGGTGGACGAGGACTTGAGGTTCTACAAGGACTTCACCGGCACCGGCAACAGCCTCAATGCCCGCCACCCGCACACCCTGCAGCTGATCATGGACTCGCTCCGGTACTGGGTGACCGAAATGCACGTCGACGGGTTCCGGTTTGATCTGGCATCAACCCTGGCCCGCGAGTTCTACGACGTCGACCGCCTGTCGGCGTTCTTCGATCTGGTGCAACAGGATCCGGTGGTCAGTCAGGTAAAGCTGATCGCCGAACCATGGGATGTCGGCGAGGGCGGATATCAGGTCGGCAATTTCCCGGGACTGTGGACGGAGTGGAACGGCAAGTACCGCGACACCGTGCGCGACTACTGGCGAGGCGAGCCGGCCACCCTCGGCGAGTTCGCCTCCCGGCTCACCGGCTCATCGGACCTCTACGAAGCAACCGGCCGCCGGCCCAGTGCCAGTATCAATTTCGTCACCGCCCACGACGGATTCACACTCACCGATCTGGTTTCGTACAACGAGAAGCACAACGAGGCCAATGGCGAAGACAACCGTGACGGGGAAAGCTACAACCGGTCCTGGAACTGCGGCGTCGAGGGCCCCACCGACGACCCCGACATCCTGGCGCTGCGTGCCCGGCAGATGCGCAACATCTGGGCCACGCTAATGGTCAGCCAGGGCACGCCGATGCTTGCGCATGGCGACGAGATCGGCCGCACGCAGCAGGGCAACAACAACGTCTACTGCCAGGATTCCGAACTGTCCTGGATGGATTGGTCATTGGTGGACAAGAATGCCGATCTGCTGGCTTTTGCCCGCAAGGCGACCAGCTTGCGCAAGAAGCATCCCGTGTTTCGCCGGCGCCGGTTCTTCGAGGGTGAACCGATCCGAAGTGGCGACGAAGTGCGCGATATCGCCTGGCTGACGCCGAGCGGCCGGGAGATGACACACGAGGATTGGGGCCGGGGGTTCGACAAGTGCGTGACGGTGTTCCTCAACGGCGAAGCCATCATCTCACCGAACGCCCGCGGCGAACGGGTCGTAGACGATTCATTCCTGTTGTGCTTCAACGCGCACGACCACGACGTGGAATTCGTGATGCCGAACGACGACTATGCGCAGCAGTGGACCGCAGAGCTGGATACCAACAATCCCGTCGGTGACACCGACCTGACGGTGGCGGCCGCTGACAACATTTCACGGGCCGCCCGCTCACTTCTAGTCTTACGTAAGACTCTGTGA